One Brachyspira hampsonii genomic window, AAAGATATGTTAAAGATAGTGGTAAAATTATACCTAAACGCTTAAACGGTACTTGTTCTAAACATCAAAGATTAGTTACTAAAGCTATTAAAAGAGCTAGAAATATAGCACTTTTACCTTATGAAACTAGATATTAATTTTTACTGAAATATAAAAATTATGAAAGCTGCTGTTATTTACGGCGGCTTTTTTATTTTAACTCTTTTCTTTTGTAATAAAATATTAATAATTAATAAATATAATAATCTCACTTACATACCTATTAAGCATAATTAAATATAACAATTAAATATTTGATATTATAGAAAAAATATTTATAATCCAAAATAATTTAATAACATATGATAAGGAGTTAATTTTATGGAAGTAAAAATGCCTAAAATAGCATTAGGAGCTTGGTCTTGGGGAGCAGGTTTAGCAGGAGGCGATCAAGTTTTTGGAAATAGTTTATTTGAAGAGGAATTAAAACCTGTATTTGATAGGGCAATGTCATTAGGGCTAAATTTATGGGACACTGCTGCTGTTTATGGAGAGGGTACTTCAGAGCGTATATTGGGTAATTTTATTAAAACTTTGTCAAATATAGATGATATCATAATCTCAACAAAATTTACTCCTCAAATAGCTGGAAAATCTGATAATCCTATTCAAGAAATGCTTGATGAAAGTAAAAAACGTCTTCATACTGACAAAATAGATATTTATTGGATTCATAACCCATTAGACTTTAGAAAATGGATAAATTATATAATACCAATAGCTAAAGATAAACAAGTAAAAAATATAGGGCTTTCAAATTTCAATATGGAACAAATTAAAGAAGCTGAAGAGATACTTGCAAAAGAAGGTTTAAAAATATCAGCTATTCAAAATCATTTTAGTCTATTAGATAGATTTTCTGAAAACTCTGGTATATTAAAATATTCTAAAGATAAAGGCATTACGTTTTTCTCTTATATGGTTTTAGAACAAGGAGCATTAACAGGAAAATATAATATTTCAAATCCATTCAAAAAAGATACTGCGAGAGATAAAGCTTACAATTCTCACTTAAAAGAATTAGAAGCATTGATTGAAGGCTTAAAAACTGTTGGAAAAAAATATAATGCAAGCCCCGCACAAGTTAGCATTGCTTGGGCTATATCTAAAGGAACATTGCCAATTATCGGAGTTACAAAAGTACATCAAGTTGAAGAAGCAAAAGAGACTATAAATATTATCTTAAAAGAAGATGAAATTAAATATTTAGAAAAATTGGCAGATGATACTAATATAAAAACAGTAAGAGATTGGGAAGAGAATATGAAATAGTTTTATAATAAATAAAAACTAAAAAATAATGTTTAAATATTAATTTTTATATATTAAAAGAGGTGTTAAAAAATGAAAGTATTAGCTATTAATGGAAGTGCGAGAAAAGATGGAAATACTGCTATTCTTGTAAACATAATATTTGAAGAACTTAACAGAGAAGGAATTGAAACCGAAATGATACAATTAGCAAGACAAGTGATAGAACCTTGTAAAGCATGCTGGGGCTGTGCTAAAAAAACTAACTGCGTGCATAGAAATGATAATTTTCAGGAATATTTTGAGAAGATGAAAAATGCCGATGGCATCATACTAGCATCTCCTGTTTATAGTGCGAATATTTCTTCTAATCTTCAGGCATTTTTAGAGAGGTCATCTATTATTTCTGATATGCATAGGGATAAAAACTTATTTAAATATAAAGCTGGTGCTTCTGTTTGTGCTTTGAGGAGAGGTGGGGCTTTGAATGCGATTGATGCTATGAATCATTTTTTAATTATTCAGGATATGTTTTTAGCAGGATCAAGCTATTGGACTTTTGCTTTTGGTAAAGATATTGAAGATGTAAAAAATGATGAAGAAGGAATAAAAACTATAAAAAATCTTGGTGAAAATATGGCTTATTTGATGAAGGCTTTAGATAGAAGATAAAAAATATCATAGTGTTATTCATATATTTTTATTTATTTTAAAATTTTATAATTAAAATAAATTTAGTAGATAAAGTATATAAAAGCATTAGATATGCAAATATATAAATTAAAAAATTCATTTCTTCACAAATTATAATTATATTAATAATTTTTAAAAAAATATATAAAATTCTAAAATATCGATTGACAGATAAAAAAATAAATATAAAATTTACAGCTAATTAATGAAAAATTGGAGATTATTAAAAATGCCCTTTGCTATATTTATGCTTACTTTTTCTGCATTTGGTATTGGTACAAGTGAATATGTTATAATGGGGCTTCTCTCTGAAGTGGCCAGAGATTTAAATATAAGCATACCCAAAGCGGGAACTTTAGTTTCAATGTATGCTATGGGGGTTGTTGTAGGTGCTCCTCTGCTTGCAATACTAACAATGAAGCTTTCAAGAAAAATTACTTTAATCTTTTTGATGATTATGTTTATAGTTGGAAATATTTTATGTGCTTTAGCCCCAAATTATAATTTTTTAATGGCAGCTAGAGTGCTTGCTGCATTATGTCATGGAACTTTCTTTGGAATAGCTTCTGTTGTTGCTTCTGATATGGCTGGAGAAAATAAAAGATCTCAGGCTATTGCGATAGTATTTATGGGTGTAAGTTTAGCAAATATTTTGGGTGTTCCTATAGGCACTCATATAGGAGAGCAGTTTGGCTGGAGGGCTACTTTTTATCTTGTTAGTGCAATAGGAGTGCTTGCCATATTAGCATTAATTGTATCAATTCCTTCAAAATTGCCTATGCCTAGCGGGGATGTTATCAGTGAGTTTAAGATATTAAGACATAGAAGAGTTTTTATACCTCTATTATTATCAGTATTAACATCAGCTAGTTTATTTACAATATTTACTTATATAGACCCTATACTTCAAAAAGTTACTATGGTTAATAAAGAAACTGTTATAAAAGTATTATTTTATATTGGTGCTGGTCTTACTATAGGAACATTTGTAGGAGGAAAACTTGGGGATAAGAGTTTGATGAAATCTTTAATTTCAATAATGATTTTAATGATAATAATTCAAATTATAATGCTATATGTAAATACAAAACTTATACCTATGATAATAGATTTGATAGCTTGGAGTATAGGAGGATTTGCAATATGTCCTATGCTGCAGTCTTTGGTTGTAGAGCAGGCTAAAGGAGCACCGAATTTGGCTTCTACATTTAATCAAAGTTCTTTTAATTTGGGAAATGCTATTGGTGCTAAATATGGAGGAATATTAATTTCATTTGGAGTGCAGTATAAAGATTTATCTATGTATGCAGCAATAATAATGATTATAGCAATAACTCTCACTTTGTATTTCAGACATTATATTAAGCATAAAGTAAATAATAATAATTAGATACTAGATAATTTTATCATTTTATATAGAATATTATTTTATAACATTACAAATATATTGATATACTGTATAAATTATTGTTGAGCCTTACAGTATTCTTATTATTTAATATTATAATTGTATCAAAATATGATAATCAAAATAATTTTTTATGAACTCTATTATAAAGATAGTTATTAAAAAATCCACATTTTTTAACAAAATACTAAAATAAATGTTATAATATACAAACAAAATATATGATAAAAATGGGACAATAATAATGAATATAAATCAATTAAAATATATTATAATTCTAATTTTTATTACCGCATGTACTTCTTTAGCTCAAAATAATAATCTTATGAATTTAAATGCATTTGATAGCTTAAATAAAAATGCAGAAATAACTTTTACATTAATTACAAATAATAATCAATTAATAGTAAAGGCAAGTATACCAAATAATTATTATGCATATTTAGAGTCAAGCATAGCAAATAAAATACTATTTTTTGCAGACAATAAACAAATTAATACAATATATCCTAAAGGTGAAAAATATCATGATGACATTATAATAAAAGGCGAACAAGAGTTTATATTAAAAGATGTTGATATAAATAAAATTAACTTTATAAAATCTAGCTATCAACTATGTTCAGCAAAAGATAATGTATGTCTGCAGCCTCAAAGTAAAGTAATATACGGGGAAGAAATTAATATAATAAACAATAATATAACAGAAGAAAAACCAGAAAATGCCAGTTCTATAGAAAATTACATAAAAGGAAGCAATAATATATTTATAACATTGATTTTAATATTTGCAGCAGGGCTTGCATCTGTACTTTTACCTTGTACTTATCCGTTGCTCTCAATAACAGTGTCTATTTTAGGAACAACAACTAATAACAAAAACAATAAAAAATCAAGTGTATTAGCTTCTCTTTTATTTGCATTAGGAGTAATCACAACATATACTCTTTTGGGTACTGTAGTTTCTATTGCTGGATTTGCTTTTCATAAAACTATTCTTTTTGGAAGCATTGGATATAATCCTATTGTACTGACTATTTTAGTATTACTATTTTTGTATTTTACTTTTTCAATGGCAGGTTTTTACGAGATTAAAGCTCCTAGCTTTTTACAGTCAGCAAAGACAAATGCATACAGCAAAAAAAATCAGTCATTATTTCATAAATATATAATGGGGCTTCTTGCTGGAATAGTTGCTACGCCTTGTGCTGCTCCTATAATAGCGGTTATTTTAGAAATTGGTTTTCTTAATCCTGTATTTGCAACTTTATACATGGCTGTTTATGCTTTGGGTTTTGCTTCAGTATTATTTGTTCTTGGTACATTTGCTTCAATACTTACAAAAATGCCTAAAGCTGGAACTTGGATGGTATATGTTAAATATATTTTCACTTTCCTAATGATGATAATAAGTTTCTATTATGCTAATATACTTTTTGGAGTTTTGGGCTTTAATAAAATAAGTTATATATTAGCGTCTGTTACAATATTAGTATTTGCAGTATTAGTTTACATAATAAAAAATAAATCTGCTATGTTAAGTGCCTTAGAATTAAAAACATTTTTTTCTGTAGTCATTATATCAATAGCATTAGGATGCACTTACGGATTTATAAAACAAAAAAGCGAAGTTTCAAATACTATATCATACAGTGAAGCATTAGAGCTTTCAAAACAAAACAACAAACCAATACTAATAGATTTCTCTGCTGTTTGGTGTGCTAATTGTTATGAGCTTAAAGATAAAGTATTTGTTAATGAAGAGCTTAAAAAGTTTATAGATGATAATTTAATTTTCACTGAAATTGATGTTGATAAATACAAAAATATTTCTGATGAATATAATGTTAAATGGCTTCCTTGGATAATAGTAATAGACAGTGATAAAAACATATTATACACAAAGAATTCATTTTCAAGTTTTGATGATGAAATGGCTTTGAGTATAAAAGAAGATTTAGAGAAAATAATTAATAAATAAATTTTGTAAATATTTTTTAATCAAGTTTAATTAACCTTATTTATAAGAATTGACAATTAAAAAATATTAGTATATACTGAAAATTATTAAGTTTGTCAATTCTTTTATTCAACTTTTTCCGCCGCAAAAAATTGCTGCCAAAGGCACGTTTCTCGAAAGTGCAAGTATAAAATTAATACTACATCATACTAAAATTATCTTACATGTAATATAAACTATTAAATTTAAGCACACCTTGCAAAAAGCACGTTTCGTAAAATATATCCTTTCGCAAAACGCATCCGAGTTTATCGATGATATAAGTTCTTTGCGGCAACAAAAGAAGCAGTGTGCGAGGCAAAGCCCTATAAATATTTTTAAATTTATTTTTGATTTTTATATCTGTGGTTTTACAAATAACCACACTTTATATTAAAAAAGTAAAAAATACAAACTATAGTTCCATTGAAAAATAAATATTATAATTTACAATATTATTGTAGACTAAATAATATAGGGAAATATTTTATGAATAAATTAGAAAATCAAATATTAAAAAAACATTTAATAGAACTAAGTAATAAAAAAGAAATTCAAAATTTTTTAGAGCAAAGAAAAATAAAAGGAGATAATATAATTCCATATTGTTTTAATATATATACCCTACAAAATTACATAGGAAATTACTCTGTAGAAATATTAAATGATATAACAGATGGTCCAAATGATAATAATATAGATATTTTTTATATAGATGATGATGATTATGATGATATAATTATAAATTTATTTCAAGTAAAATATCATAATGATCAAAATTTATCATCAACTATAGGATCAAGGGATATAAATGATTTTTTAAATAGTATCAAAAAAATATTCATTGATAAAAAATTAAATAGTGTAAATTTTAATGATTTTTTTTCAAAAAAATATAAACAATTTGAAGATTTACCCATTGAAAAAGTGCATTTTAATTTATTTCTTGTTACAAATGGTAATGATATAACAGATTTAGATAAAATTAAATTATCAGAATTTCAGGAAGAACATTCTAATTTATTTGAAATAAATGTAATTACTGAATCAAGATTTTTCCTAAATAAAAATAAATTAACCAATAGAACACACATTTTAAATTTAAATACAAAAGATTGTATAACTATAAACACAGGTATATTATCATATATAGTTAATGTTAATACATATGAAATTTGTAAATTATATTCAGAAATTGGAGATGATATTTTAAATAAAAATATAAGAAAATTGTTAAAAACAAGTTTAAATAAAGAAATAGAAAAAAGTATAATAAATGATCCTGAAATGTTTTGGTATAAAAATAATGGTATATCTATTATATGTAAAAGAGCCGAGAAAAAAACTTTAAAAGGACAAACAATTATGGAATTAGAAGATCCATATATAGTTAATGGGGGACAAACAAGTAAAATACTATACAATATTTTTAAAAAAGATGAAACAAATGAAATATTTGTAACTTCTTCTATATTGCTAAGAATATATCAAACAACAGATGATCAAAAGATAGAACAAATAGTAATAGGAACAAATAATCAAAACAAAATTACAATGTTTGATTTGAAATCAAATATAAAAAATTTAAAAACATTAAAAGAATATTTTGCGATTAAAAATATATCATTAATAATTGAAAGGAATTCTGAAGAAAACTTATTAGAAAAACACATAATATCTGAAAAATTACTTCAAATATATTGTTCTATATATATGGATATACCACATGAGGCTAAAAGAGCAAAAAATTATTTAGTTAATAAATACTATTCTGAGGTATATAAAAGAGATGATATATATAATGATTTATTAATATCTTTTTACATATATGACTGTATAATTGAAAAATACCAAAATTCAAATTACGAACACGTTCCGCATTCTTTGTATTCCGTTTTATTTTTTATGACAAAAATCTTACCAGAACTAAAAAAAAATTTTGATGAAAATAAAACAATAGAAATATTTAATATTGCTATGGATAAAATTAATAACATAGTACAACAATATAGAAATGATAATATAAAAACTTTTACATACACTAATTTTTTTAAATCTCAAAAATCCACAGAAATAATATTAGAATATATCAAATGATCTTTTAATATGAGGCTTAATCCATCATATTATAAATAATGTAATAATAAAATTATTCATCTCAATAACATTAATGTGATTATTATCCAAATTATAAATTCACATAAAAAATTATCAACCCACTATATATACCATAATTAGGTAAACAAGTACTAATATACATCATTATAAATTTAATATGAGTTAGTCATGCTAGATGTACATCGACAAAGTTCCGCTATGGTGTCGTAATGCATGAAATAGGTAAAAAGAACAACATAAAAATTGACAATTAAAAAATAAATTAGTATAATGCTAGAACACTTTTAATATTTAAAAAATAAATAAGGAAAGTTTATGAAAAAAATTATATTAATGATATCTTTAAGTATTTTAATAAGCTGTAGTAACAAATCTAATAACACACAAAACAATACAACAGTTAATAACAATACAAATATAATAGTAAATAATAATATTCCTCAAAATACAAATCAAATTATAAATCAGCAAACAACTGAAACAAGAAAGAAAAAAATAGAATTTAAAAATATATATCCTATCAAACCATATACAGAAGAAGAAATTGATGAAATATTATACAAAACCATTGACACAGAATTAGCAAATTATGGAATATCTGATAATTCTAAAAAAGAAAGAAGAGAAGAAGAAAAACAAAGAATGCAGAATATTAAAGATTTACTTTTGAAAGGGATAAATAGCGAAGATGAAGATGGAAACAGTATATTAATGCTAATGCAGAAACTTGACTATAGAAATTATGCTTATAATGATTTAGTAAAATGGCTTGTTGAACATGGCATTAGTTTAGATGATACTAAAATACTAAATTATAATTATACTGATAATATGATAGATTATTTATTAGAATCAGGAGTTAATTTTGATTATAATACAGTGTATAATAAAATTGACTTAAAAAATAATAATTATAATTTAATATCAAAATTGATTAAAAAGTTAGAATCTGCAGGTTATTATTTTTCTGATATAGATTATCAATTACAAAGTGATTTATTATTTCAGTCCATTTTAGCTGATAATTTGGATTTAGTAATATTATTTTTAAAACTTGGTTCTGATATTAATTCCATAAACAGAATGAGAGATGGTTATGTGGGAACTCCTTTAATGTATAGTGCCTATTATGAAAAGTATAATATTATGGATTATTTAAAAGAGAAAAATGCGGATATTACTATTCACTGCTTTCAAGATACAGAAGAATTAGAAAGTATCCATAATGATAGCCATATATCTTTTGTATTGATGGAAAATTTTCCTGTTTTAAATCCTACAAATTTAATTAATACTGTTATCACTGTAAATAATAATGCAGATTTGATGATAAGAATATTAAATAAAATATCTCAAACTTTTAAATTTGCAGATACAAGCTATATTTATTCACCTGCCTCACAAACTGAATTTACAAATAATAATGAAAAATATATTTTAATACAAAGTCATATATTAAATGAAGAATATGTAGAAAATCTTATATCAATGGAAAAATATGTACATGATTTTGAAGTAAACGATAAATATTTTAATTATGTAACTATATGGAAAAGAGATAAAAACGATGAAAATAAAGCAGAGTTTATAACAGGCTTTTATCCAATGCAAAATGATAACTACTCAAAAACTTATGATATTGCCTCATCAGGAAATTATGTCACAATAGAAGCAACAGATGATGGTACATATTATTATACATTTATAATAGAAAATAATGATTTTTATTTAGATAAATTTTCTTTCTCTAAGTATAATATATCAGATAATAACAAAAAAGAAGAAGAGCATTATTATAATTATAAAACAGATGCTGCTAAATTTAATCATACTAGCAGAATAAAAGCTATTGATTTAGAAAGAGTTTTTTTTAATAATTTAATAGAAGAATACAATAAATAAAAATAATAAAGGGCTTTAGTTTTTTGATTAACTTAAAGCCCTTTATTATTTTATTAATTATAAAAAAATTAAATTTCCTCGCCATTCTCTATTTTTGTAATCATACCTACCCTTCTGGCATGGCGTCCGCCTTCAAATTCTGCATCAAGCCATTCTTTTACTATCATTTTAGCTAAATCAATACCTACAACCCTAGCTCCGAATGCTATTATATTGGAATTGTTATGCTGTTTGGAAAGTTTAGCAGAATAAGGCTCACTGCATACTGCTGCCCTTATACCTTTAACTTTATTTGCCGCTAATGATATACCAATACCTGTACCGCATATTAAAACACCGCCTTCATATCTTCCGCTTGCTACCTCATCAGCAACTTTTTTTCCATATATAGGATAATCAATACTTTCTGTACTATTAGTACCAAAATCTTTTACTTCATGTCCTAATTCTTCTAAATATTTAATAATCTCTTTTTTTAATTCTAAAGCTGAATGATCACATCCAATAGCAATTTTCATAATGTTATTTCCTTTTATATATTAAATCTATAATAGTATTATAAACCAAAATAAATTATAATCTATAAGAAAACTCCAATATAGCGTAAGTTTTATTATCTTCACTATCAAACTTTAATAAAATCTTATCATCAATTACAGCCTTCTTTACAACTATAATATTCCCCAATGCAGCAGGTACTCTATATTCTATTCTTATTCTTTTATAATAATCATCAACATAGTCTATTGCCATATCAATATATCTGGCATTATTAACATGATTATTATCATCTATACAATATTTTTTAACTTTAAATCTATCAACTTCTTCTAATAAAGAATTATCAGCCTTTATTTTCCTAGGAAGATAATTCATTTCTTGTTTTTCATCAAATTTATAATTTTCTATAAATGAAGAAGGTACTCTAATTAAAGCTCCGCTTGATAAATCTACAAATCCGCCAATAGCATAGCAAACCGCAAGTTCATTATCATTTTCATCATATATAAAAGTATTCCTATACCCATAAGCCTCATTGCATTCATATACATAGGTTCGTATGGTTACCTTATCACTGTATTTAGGAAGTTTATATATATCAACTTGTCTTGATACTAAAAACATGCTTATATTATTTTCATTAAAATATTCAGTAAGTTCTATATCAGAATCTAATTGAAAAAAAGAACAATCCTGCATCATATCAAATATAGATGAAGCTTTAAGAAGTCCATCTTTATCAATTTGGCTTGTACCTACAATAGTTTTCATTTCGTACATATAAAATAACCTTTTATTATAATTTCTTTAATTATTATAATACTAAAAATATAATTGTCAAAGTAATTATAAATGTACTTATTTCAAAACTACTTGACAAAATTAATTATAAAAATTATTTAATTTTATAATTATACTGTTTTATATGTTGTCAATAATGGTTTTGTTATTTGAAATAAGTACATTGTTTTATTATCTAAATAACATATTCAATACAAAAGTTTTACAAAATATAATTTTATTATTAATAAATTACAATTATTTTTATATACCGTACAACACATTATTTGAGCGAATAGTTTTTTAAGTTTATCATATTTTTGATATGTATGCCCTTTTTTATTAATATATTGGAATTTTAATAATTTTAATTTATAATACGAAAACTACAATAAATACATGGAGTACAATATGAAAAATTTTATTTCTATAATTGCAGCATTTATTTTAATTACTGCTATAATTTCATGTGGCAACGATAACAGCGGTAATACTGAACAAACAGAAAATACTCAAACTAATCAAACTCAAACAAATGAACAAGTATATATCAATCCAACAACTACAAATGAAAATCATAATACAGATATTGATATTAATAAAACTAAACATACTAATGAATATATTCAAGGTACAGAGTTAGATCCTATAGCTACAGGATATAGTAAAATAGATGAAATACTTAATGAATATAAATATAAAGCACCAATATATGAAATATCAAAATTATTAGCAGAGGAAGGATTAGAAGGAAAAATCACTGAAATGACAAATTTTGGTGATAAATATATATATAAAGTAGATAAAGATTCTACTCCTTTGTTTTTGGCAGTACAATTCGGATACAATGATTTGGCAAAAGAGCTTATAAAAGAAGGTGCTGATGTTAATGCCAGAGCAAACGATATGGAAACAGAAGACGGTCTTGATATGCTTTATTATGCTGTTGAAAATAATAATGTTGAAATGAGTAAAATCTTAATTGATGAAGGACTTGATGCAGGCAGAAATTATGGTTATGAATATCCTTATTATTTAACAGATGCTGCAATAAACAATAATAATCTTGATATGCTTAAAATACTTCTACAAAGCGGAGATATTGATTTGGAATCAAGCTTAATTCCTGATGCCATAGAAGAAAATAATATAGAAATGGTTAAATATTTAATATCTATAGGACAAGATGTAAATGCTCAAATATTTGCAGATGGAGGTTGGATTAATTCTCCTATGAAAGTAGCAGCTCAAAATGGTAATATAGAAATAGCTAAACTTTTAATTGATGAAGGTGCCAATTTAAACTCAAGTGATGATTATATATATAATGCAATAGATTATGGTAATTATGATATAGCTAAATTATTAATAGATAATGATGTTTTTAATCTTAATACTAATACAACTAAAGAACAAGCTATAGAATTAGCAAAGAAGCAAAAATATTATGAAATGGAAAAATTATTATCAAGCGAAGATTCAAATAATATAGACGGATATGATGAATTAATGAATGCTATATCTAAAGGCGATATGAAAGCATTAGAAAAACTTATAAAAGATGATACTGATTTAAATAAACAATATGATAAGATTACACCTCTTAATTTAGCTGCTGCTAGAAATGATAAAGAAATGGTGAAATTTTTAGTAGAGAAAGGTGCTGATATAAATTTAGAAGATGGATACGGATATACTCCTTTAATGAAAGCAATAGATTATTATAATGTGGGTTTAGCTAAAAATATTATTGATTTAAAGCCTGATTTAAATGCTATATGTTCAGCAACAGGAGATACTCCTTTAACATATTTAGTAAATGCCAACAAGTACGGCGGCGGAGCGGATCTTTGTTATTATATGATAAAAAATGGTGCTGATATAAATAAAAAGAATAAAGAAGGAAATACTCCATTAATGATTGCAGCTGCAAGTTATAATTATGGTATTGTTGGAGTTCTTGTAAATATGGGGGCTGATTATAATATTAAAAACAAAGAAGGAAAAACAGCCATTGATATTGCTTCAGCTAGAGATGATACATCAGCGCTTCATCACATGACTAATCCAAGCGATTTAGAACATTATCTTAGTTATTAATAAATAATAAAAAAGTGTATGCCTTATATGTATGCACTTTTTTTGTTAAAAATATTTTTTGATTGCAATTTCAATAATTTTAATTTATGATACATAAAAATACTTATGGACGGTTTAATATGAAAAAACTTATTTCTATAATTGCAGCATTTATTTTTATGATTGCTATCATTTCCTGCGGCGGTAATAAAGAAGCAAATCAAACATCACAAAATACTAATGAACAAAAAACTGCTTCATCTGATAATCAAAAAACAGAAACTAAAAGAGAATTCTTTGATATGAAATATGTTTATAAAGGTGTTAGAGTAGATAAAGCTAAATTTGATGAAGAACTTAAAAATACAAGAGAAAATAATGAATATGCAAAAAGAAATTTTGATTTTCTTAATAGAAAATTTGCAAATGATGATGAAAGAAAAAAATATTCTATAGAGTTTATATCAAATGTTAATTATGATCCATTTAGTGAAACATTCTCAAGTTGGGATAGATATAATGAAGATTTGACAGATTATTA contains:
- the rpiB gene encoding ribose 5-phosphate isomerase B, translating into MKIAIGCDHSALELKKEIIKYLEELGHEVKDFGTNSTESIDYPIYGKKVADEVASGRYEGGVLICGTGIGISLAANKVKGIRAAVCSEPYSAKLSKQHNNSNIIAFGARVVGIDLAKMIVKEWLDAEFEGGRHARRVGMITKIENGEEI
- a CDS encoding acyl-[acyl-carrier-protein] thioesterase, which encodes MYEMKTIVGTSQIDKDGLLKASSIFDMMQDCSFFQLDSDIELTEYFNENNISMFLVSRQVDIYKLPKYSDKVTIRTYVYECNEAYGYRNTFIYDENDNELAVCYAIGGFVDLSSGALIRVPSSFIENYKFDEKQEMNYLPRKIKADNSLLEEVDRFKVKKYCIDDNNHVNNARYIDMAIDYVDDYYKRIRIEYRVPAALGNIIVVKKAVIDDKILLKFDSEDNKTYAILEFSYRL
- a CDS encoding ankyrin repeat domain-containing protein — protein: MKNFISIIAAFILITAIISCGNDNSGNTEQTENTQTNQTQTNEQVYINPTTTNENHNTDIDINKTKHTNEYIQGTELDPIATGYSKIDEILNEYKYKAPIYEISKLLAEEGLEGKITEMTNFGDKYIYKVDKDSTPLFLAVQFGYNDLAKELIKEGADVNARANDMETEDGLDMLYYAVENNNVEMSKILIDEGLDAGRNYGYEYPYYLTDAAINNNNLDMLKILLQSGDIDLESSLIPDAIEENNIEMVKYLISIGQDVNAQIFADGGWINSPMKVAAQNGNIEIAKLLIDEGANLNSSDDYIYNAIDYGNYDIAKLLIDNDVFNLNTNTTKEQAIELAKKQKYYEMEKLLSSEDSNNIDGYDELMNAISKGDMKALEKLIKDDTDLNKQYDKITPLNLAAARNDKEMVKFLVEKGADINLEDGYGYTPLMKAIDYYNVGLAKNIIDLKPDLNAICSATGDTPLTYLVNANKYGGGADLCYYMIKNGADINKKNKEGNTPLMIAAASYNYGIVGVLVNMGADYNIKNKEGKTAIDIASARDDTSALHHMTNPSDLEHYLSY